A single window of Colletes latitarsis isolate SP2378_abdomen chromosome 11, iyColLati1, whole genome shotgun sequence DNA harbors:
- the LOC143348166 gene encoding uncharacterized protein LOC143348166: MYILKGSLLVVCLVSIAMAMQAATDQSLQTVSQGANEFSLSLFKAVAEETPGNLIMSPLSAIFALAMTAYGARGETENQLKRVLHLPSSNSLGTSGYQALTDTFNNVTDNELKLANKIFPALKFSVKPDYQELLTNYFRSAVQTVDFSKSEEAASIVNTWVQENTNDRIKDLITSGDVDGSTALVLVNAVYFKGQWKNKFDPQNTMDMLFHVDETTTKNVPTMYRNGDYKYGEVPGMNATFIEIPYKGDELSMIIVLPNDVNGLHELQQNLQDINITNLLDDTYEKEVELYLPKFKIESKLDLNDVLQKMGLTDMFTERANFSGIADDDLSISKVIQKAFIEVNEEGSEAAAATGVIAVGTSLFSERSEFIIDRPFIYGIAKTLSNDKSNASDKVFIFTGIVNEPMLRDRSALSTCGISQVIFAAIYTGSLSSFLQSAFDFRRGFTEGTQRKMNIYKGSVLVACLILIGITSQATSNQPLYAISRGANEFSFSLLKTVVEENPGNLVISPLSAAIVLAMAAYGAGGETEMQLKRVLRLSSAQNLGPTGYQTLIDILQNTKENDFVLANKLFAGEKFSMKSNYQQLIENFFRSVVQSINFKKAEEAANMLNAWVQQKTNNRIKAIFSQSDVDSNTGLMLVNAVHFKGLWQKKFNAELTKERPFYFNGNTIKNISTMYANGVYKFGELSDLKASFVEIPYQSNDMSMVVILPNEVNSLFEVEKRLEGININDILNQGYERELHLYLPKFRIEKKIDLNDVLKKLGLVDMFSSRANFSAIADSNLFVSKVIQQAIIEVSEEGSESASATGLSAVMATAVFQPEVKIDRPFIYCIVKSLSSEQSSSGTERVVVFAGRVNEPQI; the protein is encoded by the exons TTAAAGGAAGTCTCCTGGTGGTGTGCCTTGTTTCAATAGCAATGGCGATGCAGGCAGCCACCGATCAATCGCTACAGACCGTTTCACAGGGGGCAAATGAATTCTCGTTGTCGCTGTTTAAG GCTGTGGCAGAGGAGACGCCTGGCAATCTCATAATGTCTCCTCTCAGTGCAATCTTTGCTCTTGCTATGACTGCTTATGGTGCTCGCGGGGAAACGGAAAACCAGTTGAAAAGAGTCCTTCATCTGCCATCTTCGAACAGTCTTGGTACATCTGGCTACCAAGCACTCACCGATACTTTCAAT aacGTCACAGATAACGAGCTCAAGCTGGCGAACAAAATCTTcccagccctgaaattttccgtGAAACCAGACTACCAagaattattaacaaattacttCCGTTCCGCGGTTCAAACGGTGGACTTCAGCAAATCCGAGGAAGCTGCAAGCATCGTCAATACATGGGTCCAAGAGAATACAAACGATCGTATCAAGGATCTGATCACCTCCG GGGACGTGGACGGCAGCACGGCATTAGTGCTCGTTAACGCGGTGTATTTCAAGGGCCAATGGAAGAACAAATTTGATCCACAGAATACCATGGATATGCTGTTCCACGTTGACGAAACTACGACGAAAAATGTCCCTACTATGTACAGAAATGGCGATTACAAGTATGGCGAAGTTCCAGGGATGAACGCAACGTTCATCGAAATTCCATACAAG GGAGACGAATTGAGCATGATCATTGTTCTTCCTAATGACGTTAACGGTTTGCACGAGTTACAACAAAACTTACAAGATATAAATATAACCAATCTCTTAGATGATACGTACGAAAAGGAGGTGGAATTGTATTTGCCAAAGTTCAAGATCGAAAGCAAATTAGACCTCAACGACGTTCTGCAAAAG ATGGGGTTGACCGACATGTTCACTGAAAGAGCCAACTTCTCTGGCATCGCTGACGACGATCTGTCGATCAGCAAAGTTATACAAAAGGCATTTATCGAAGTGAACGAAGAAGGCAGCGAGGCTGCTGCTGCCACTG GAGTAATAGCAGTTGGAACTTCGCTTTTCTCTGAAAGATCAGAATTTATAATTGACCGTCCATTTATCTATGGCATTGCCAAAACATTGTCTAACGATAAATCTAACGCTTCCGATAAAGTATTCATATTTACAGGAATCGTTAACGAACCCATGTTG CGTGATAGGTCAGCTCTTTCCACCTGTGGGATATCGCAGGTGATCTTTGCAGCGATTTATACCGGTTCGTTAAGCTCTTTCTTGCAGTCTGCGTTTGACTTTCGAAGAGGATTCACCGAAGGGACACAACGCAAAATGAATATAT ACAAAGGAAGCGTTTTGGTAGCGTGCCTTATCCTGATAGGAATAACATCGCAGGCGACTAGCAACCAACCATTATACGCCATTTCAAGAGGCGCAAATGAATTTTCGTTCTCGCTATTGAAG ACTGTGGTGGAGGAGAATCCTGGCAATCTTGTAATCTCTCCCCTTAGCGCGGCCATTGTTCTCGCTATGGCTGCCTACGGTGCCGGCGGAGAAACGGAAATGCAGCTCAAAAGAGTCCTTCGTCTGTCGTCCGCGCAAAATCTTGGCCCAACCGGTTATCAAACGCTTATTGATATTCTCCAG AATACCAAAGAAAACGACTTTGTTCTCGCGAACAAACTCTTCGCCGGGGAGAAATTTTCCATGAAGTCGAATTACCAACAGCTGATTGAGAATTTCTTCCGGTCCGTTGTTCAGTCGATAAACTTCAAGAAAGCCGAGGAGGCTGCGAATATGCTTAACGCGTGGGTCCAACAGAAGACGAACAATCGCATTAAGGCCATTTTTAGTCAGA GTGACGTGGATTCCAATACAGGATTAATGCTCGTCAACGCAGTGCATTTCAAGGGTCTGTGGCAAAAGAAATTCAACGCCGAGCTTACCAAGGAACGACCATTCTACTTCAATGGGAACACCATTAAAAACATTTCTACAATGTACGCAAACGGCGTCTACAAGTTTGGCGAACTTTCAGATCTAAAGGCGTCGTTCGTTGAAATACCATACCAG AGTAACGATATGAGTATGGTCGTGATCCTTCCGAACGAAGTAAATAGTTTGTTCGAGGTCGAAAAGCGATTAGAAGGTATAAATATCAACGACATCTTAAATCAAGGATACGAGCGCGAATTGCATCTATATCTGCCGAAATTCAGGATCGAAAAGAAAATAGATCTCAACGATGTTTTGAAGAAG TTGGGTTTGGTTGACATGTTCAGCTCGCGCGCTAATTTCTCTGCCATTGCCGACAGCAATCTGTTCGTTAGCAAAGTTATACAGCAAGCAATTATCGAAGTGAGCGAAGAAGGTAGTGAATCTGCCTCTGCCACTG GATTATCAGCCGTAATGGCCACCGCAGTTTTCCAACCAGAGGTCAAAATCGACCGTCCATTCATCTATTGCATCGTCAAATCACTCTCTAGTGAACAATCTTCTAGTGGTACCGAACGTGTCGTAGTATTCGCGGGACGCGTCAACGAGCCACAGATATGA
- the Nd-51 gene encoding NADH dehydrogenase (ubiquinone) 51 kDa subunit, giving the protein MAGAIVRCFQIPRRQLGFLGVTSSNQQQRTLADAAPEGKKRGGPLADQDRIFTNLYGRHDWRLKGAMKRGDWYKTKEILNKGADWIINEIKVSGLRGRGGAGFPSGMKWSFMNKPADGRPKYLVVNGDEGEPGTCKDREILRHDPHKLVEGCLIAGRAMGACAAYIYIRGEFYNEASNMQVAIAEAYQAGLIGKNACGSGYDFDIFVQRGAGAYICGEETALIESIEGKQGKPRLKPPFPADVGLFGCPTTVTNVETVAVAPTICRRGGTWFASFGRPRNHGTKLFNISGHVNNPCTVEEEMSIPLKELIERHAGGVIGGWDNLMGVIPGGSSTPVIPKSVCDTVLLDFDDLVRVQTSFGTAAVIVMNKQTDIIKAITRLISFYKHESCGQCTPCREGISWMFKILKRFVDGKAEQHEIDMLWELTKQIELHTICALADGAAWPVQGLIRHFRPEIEARIQERNRAVSN; this is encoded by the exons ATGGCTGGTGCCATAGTGCGTTGTTTTCAGATCCCGAGGAGACAATTAG GTTTCCTTGGAGTGACGTCGAGTAACCAGCAGCAAAGAACGCTTGCCGATGCCGCACCGGAAGGAAAG AAAAGGGGTGGGCCCCTGGCCGACCAGGACCGTATCTTCACAAATTTGTACGGCAGACACGATTGGAGGTTGAAGGGTGCCATGAAGAGGGGTGATTGGTACAAAACTAAGGAAATCTTGAATAAGGGTGCAGACTGGATCATCAATGAGATCAAGGTTTCTGGTTTGAGAGGTCGCGGTGGTGCTGGTTTTCCGTCTGGTATGAAATGGTCTTTCATGAACAAGCCAGCCGATGGAAGGCCAAAGTATTTGGTAGTCAATGGAGACGAAGGTGAACCTGGAACCTGTAAAGATCGTGAAATCCTACGTCACGACCCTCACAAGCTGGTGGAGGGTTGCCTCATCGCTGGTCGTGCGATGGGAGCTTGTGCAGCGTACATCTACATTCGCGGTGAATTTTACAACGAGGCATCCAACATGCAAGTGGCCATTGCAGAAGCTTACCAAGCTGGTCTTATCGGAAAGAATGCCTGTGGTTCCGGTTATGATTTCGATATCTTTGTGCAACGTGGAGCTGGAGCGTACATCTGCGGAGAGGAGACAGCTCTCATCGAATCTATCGAGGGAAAGCAGGGAAAGCCCAGACTAAAACCTCCTTTCCCGGCCGACGTTGGCTTATTTGGTTGCCCAACCACCGTTACTAATGTTGAAACGGTCGCTGTGGCTCCT ACCATTTGCCGACGAGGCGGAACTTGGTTTGCGTCATTCGGTCGGCCGCGTAATCACGGGACTAAATTGTTCAACATCTCGGGACACGTGAATAACCCATGCACCGTGGAGGAAGAGATGTCCATTCCTTTGAAAGAACTCATCGAAAGGCATGCCGGAGGGGTAATCGGCGGATGGGACAATTTGATGGGTGTAATTCCTGGTGGATCTTCCACTCCTGTCATACCTAAAAG CGTTTGCGATACAGTATTGTTAGACTTCGACGATCTTGTAAGGGTGCAGACTTCGTTTGGTACAGCAGCTGTGATCGTCATGAATAAACAAACAGATATAATTAAGGCCATCACGCGGTTGATCAGTTTCTACAAGCACGAATCTTGCGGACAGTGTACTCCGTGTCGCGAAGGAATCAGCTGGATGTTCAAAATCCTGAAACG GTTTGTGGATGGAAAAGCGGAACAGCACGAGATAGATATGCTGTGGGAACTGACCAAACAAATTGAACTGCACACCATCTGCGCCTTGGCGGATGGTGCCGCGTGGCCGGTGCAGGGTCTGATCAGACATTTCAGGCCGGAAATAGAAGCGCGTATTCAGGAGCGTAATCGAGCCGTTTCCAATTAG